One region of Flavobacterium pisciphilum genomic DNA includes:
- the trmD gene encoding tRNA (guanosine(37)-N1)-methyltransferase TrmD, producing MRIDIITVLPELLRSPFEASIMKRAIDKGIVEVHFHNLRDYTTNKQKSVDDYPFGGGAGMVMTVQPIDACITHLKNERSYDEIIYMSPDGETLNQKMANTMSMYENIIILCGHYKGVDQRVRDHFITKEISIGDYVLSGGELGALVLSDALIRLIPGVLSDETSALTDSFQDNLLSGPIYTRPADYKGWKVPDVLTSGHFAKIDKWREDMAYEHTKNRRPDLLEGN from the coding sequence ATGCGCATAGATATTATTACTGTTTTACCTGAGTTATTGCGAAGTCCGTTTGAAGCTTCGATTATGAAACGTGCTATTGACAAGGGTATTGTCGAAGTTCATTTTCATAATTTACGCGACTATACAACCAATAAACAGAAGAGTGTTGATGACTACCCTTTTGGAGGTGGTGCTGGAATGGTGATGACGGTTCAGCCAATTGATGCTTGTATTACGCATTTAAAAAACGAAAGATCTTACGATGAGATTATATATATGTCTCCTGATGGTGAAACGCTAAACCAAAAAATGGCTAACACAATGTCGATGTATGAAAACATTATTATTTTGTGTGGACATTATAAAGGTGTTGACCAAAGGGTTCGTGATCATTTTATTACGAAAGAAATTTCGATTGGTGATTATGTTTTATCTGGTGGTGAATTAGGCGCTTTGGTTTTATCGGATGCTTTGATTCGATTGATTCCTGGTGTTTTGAGCGACGAAACTTCAGCTTTAACGGATAGTTTTCAAGATAATTTATTATCTGGACCTATATATACTCGCCCTGCTGATTATAAAGGTTGGAAAGTTCCTGACGTTTTAACTAGTGGCCATTTTGCAAAAATTGACAAATGGAGAGAAGATATGGCTTACGAACATACTAAAAACAGACGCCCTGATTTACTTGAAGGGAATTAA
- a CDS encoding cytochrome c produces the protein MKSRILTVAALAVIIFSCATKKEAPKVVAVAEPVKAVELTPVVVSGQDLYGNNCGGCHKLYKPAAFSKEDWKPILIRMQKKAQLDDTEMASISDYISSQL, from the coding sequence ATGAAATCAAGAATTTTAACCGTAGCAGCTTTGGCCGTGATTATATTTTCGTGTGCTACAAAAAAAGAAGCTCCTAAAGTTGTAGCTGTTGCAGAACCAGTAAAAGCGGTAGAGTTAACTCCAGTAGTAGTCTCAGGACAGGATCTTTATGGCAATAATTGTGGGGGTTGTCATAAGTTATACAAACCTGCTGCATTCTCTAAAGAAGATTGGAAACCTATTTTGATACGTATGCAAAAGAAAGCACAGCTTGACGATACGGAAATGGCTTCGATTTCAGATTATATTTCTTCTCAATTATAA
- a CDS encoding peptidylprolyl isomerase, with translation MENGIYAKFNTSKGSILVKLAHDLTPGTVGNFVGLAEGNLENKIKPQGNKYYDGLKFHRVIPDFMIQGGCPQGTGTGGPGYSFDDEFHPSLKHDRPGVLAMANSGPASNGSQFYITHVPTSWLDGKHTVFGHVVEGQDIVDSIAQGDDLTNVEIVRVGEEAEKWNAIEAFITFKGERNKRDAAMKAEAEAAIEKLAAGFEKTESGLRYQFIQRGDGKKAENGKTVAVHYEGSLDNGKVFDSSYPRKKPIEFRLGQGQVIEGWDEGIALLKVGDKARFVIPSHLGYGPSGAGGVIPPNANLIFDVELMDVK, from the coding sequence ATGGAAAACGGAATATACGCTAAATTCAATACGAGCAAAGGTTCGATTTTAGTAAAGTTAGCTCACGATTTAACACCTGGAACAGTTGGTAACTTCGTTGGACTAGCTGAGGGAAATCTAGAGAATAAAATTAAACCACAAGGGAATAAGTATTACGACGGATTGAAATTTCATCGTGTAATTCCTGATTTCATGATTCAAGGTGGATGTCCACAAGGAACAGGAACAGGTGGTCCTGGTTATAGCTTTGATGATGAATTTCACCCAAGTTTAAAACATGATAGACCAGGAGTTTTGGCAATGGCAAATTCAGGACCTGCAAGTAATGGTTCACAATTTTACATTACACACGTTCCAACAAGTTGGTTAGATGGAAAACATACTGTTTTTGGTCACGTTGTAGAAGGTCAAGATATTGTTGATTCAATTGCTCAAGGAGATGATTTAACTAACGTTGAAATCGTAAGAGTAGGTGAAGAAGCTGAAAAATGGAATGCTATAGAAGCTTTTATCACTTTTAAAGGAGAACGTAACAAACGTGATGCTGCAATGAAAGCTGAGGCTGAAGCTGCAATTGAAAAATTGGCTGCTGGTTTCGAAAAAACAGAAAGTGGTTTACGTTACCAATTTATCCAAAGAGGTGATGGTAAAAAAGCTGAAAACGGAAAAACTGTTGCAGTTCATTATGAAGGTTCATTAGATAACGGTAAAGTATTTGATTCTTCTTACCCAAGAAAAAAACCAATCGAATTTAGATTAGGTCAAGGACAAGTTATCGAAGGTTGGGATGAAGGAATTGCTTTATTGAAAGTGGGAGACAAAGCACGTTTCGTAATTCCATCTCATTTAGGATACGGTCCATCTGGAGCAGGAGGAGTGATTCCACCAAACGCAAATTTAATTTTTGACGTTGAATTAATGGACGTTAAGTAA
- the rplS gene encoding 50S ribosomal protein L19, whose product MADLMKFVQNEFVAKKDFPVFGAGDTITVFYEIREGEKTRTQFFKGVVIQRRGSGNTETFTIRKMSGAIGVERIFPVNLPALQKVEVNKRGAVRRARIFYFRELTGKKAKIRDKRR is encoded by the coding sequence ATGGCAGATTTAATGAAATTCGTTCAAAACGAATTTGTTGCAAAAAAAGATTTCCCAGTTTTCGGAGCTGGAGATACTATCACAGTTTTCTACGAAATTAGAGAGGGTGAAAAAACAAGAACTCAGTTTTTTAAAGGAGTTGTTATTCAAAGAAGAGGTTCTGGTAACACAGAGACTTTTACAATTCGTAAAATGTCTGGTGCTATCGGTGTAGAGCGTATCTTCCCAGTTAACTTGCCAGCTTTACAAAAAGTTGAAGTTAACAAAAGAGGAGCTGTACGTAGAGCTAGAATTTTCTACTTCAGAGAACTTACTGGTAAAAAAGCTAAGATTAGAGACAAAAGAAGATAA
- a CDS encoding MFS transporter: MNLSKTSVMFMAVCTGLIVANLYYCQPLIVLIANEFKIPEADAGTITYLTQAGYAIGLFFMVPLGDKIERKKQILVTTLATVIALVIAATAQSFFVLEIASLLIGITSIVPQLILPLAASLSDPSERGKVVGTIMSGLLVGILLSRTLSGIIGDIWGWRSMFWIAAGICLLIFFVMQKQFPYNKPVFHGSYGQLLQSLFTLIKTQPLLREATLINAFCFAQFGAFWTTMVLLLSDAPFHFTSSTIGLFGIVGATGALAAPLVGRLGDKGNSRIAVGYGCLMMLISFIIFYFSGTSIVGIIIGIVCIDIGIQGVHISNQTRVYSLLPEARNRLNTVFMSFSFLGTAAGSAYGLFLWKLGGWHAVTIGCAVLALSALTVYGLTYKSKKNKG; the protein is encoded by the coding sequence ATGAATTTATCCAAAACTAGTGTCATGTTTATGGCAGTTTGCACTGGACTTATAGTTGCAAACCTTTATTATTGTCAGCCTTTAATTGTTTTAATTGCCAATGAATTTAAGATTCCTGAAGCTGATGCAGGAACAATAACATATCTTACTCAAGCAGGTTATGCCATCGGACTTTTCTTTATGGTGCCACTTGGAGATAAAATAGAGCGTAAAAAACAAATTTTGGTTACTACGCTTGCAACTGTAATAGCATTGGTTATTGCGGCCACAGCTCAAAGCTTTTTTGTTTTAGAAATTGCATCACTCCTTATCGGTATCACCTCAATAGTTCCTCAGTTAATTTTGCCTTTGGCGGCTTCTTTGAGTGATCCTAGTGAACGAGGTAAAGTAGTAGGAACAATAATGAGTGGTTTGCTAGTTGGTATCTTGTTATCAAGAACTTTAAGCGGAATCATAGGAGATATTTGGGGTTGGAGATCCATGTTTTGGATTGCAGCTGGGATATGTTTGCTAATCTTTTTTGTTATGCAAAAACAGTTTCCGTACAACAAACCAGTATTTCATGGCTCATACGGACAATTGTTACAATCGCTTTTTACACTTATAAAAACACAACCTTTATTAAGAGAAGCAACTTTAATCAATGCATTTTGCTTTGCACAGTTTGGTGCATTTTGGACAACAATGGTGTTGTTGTTATCAGATGCCCCTTTTCATTTTACTAGTTCAACAATTGGTCTTTTTGGTATAGTTGGAGCTACAGGAGCTTTGGCAGCTCCATTAGTAGGTAGGCTAGGAGATAAAGGAAATTCAAGAATAGCAGTAGGGTATGGTTGTTTAATGATGCTAATTAGTTTTATTATTTTCTACTTCTCAGGAACTAGCATCGTAGGAATCATTATCGGAATAGTTTGTATTGATATAGGAATTCAAGGAGTTCATATTTCTAATCAAACCAGAGTTTATTCATTGTTGCCAGAAGCTAGAAATAGATTAAATACAGTATTTATGTCATTTAGCTTTTTAGGAACAGCAGCAGGTTCAGCTTACGGGTTGTTTTTATGGAAATTAGGAGGTTGGCATGCAGTAACTATAGGATGTGCTGTTTTGGCATTATCAGCATTAACCGTTTATGGGTTAACATATAAATCTAAAAAAAATAAAGGATAA
- the blaOXA gene encoding class D beta-lactamase → MKNQALSFFLFMLISLNVSCQSKNKDTKTGPKKEAIKDTEVVVSQFGKILDSLKVKGSILIYDINKKTYYSNDFAWAKKGNLPASTFKIPNSIIGLETGVVKSDSTIFKWNGEKRWMKAWEQDLTLKQAFRVSCVPCYQEIARKVGVKRMKAYLKKLNYNTMVFDTLTIDNFWLEGKSRISQMQQVDFLKRLYFSELPISKRTELIMKDIMEVERKEDYVLRGKTGLSVENEKRNGWFVGYLENKNGVYFFATNIEPTKETNKDDFIAIRLNATKEALKNLQKL, encoded by the coding sequence ATGAAAAATCAAGCACTATCTTTTTTCTTATTTATGCTGATAAGTTTAAACGTAAGTTGTCAATCAAAAAATAAAGACACAAAAACAGGACCCAAAAAAGAAGCTATAAAAGACACAGAAGTAGTAGTTTCTCAATTTGGAAAAATCCTAGATAGTTTAAAAGTAAAAGGCTCAATACTGATTTATGACATCAATAAAAAGACCTATTATTCTAATGATTTTGCTTGGGCTAAAAAAGGAAACCTACCAGCATCAACATTTAAAATTCCTAATTCTATTATTGGATTAGAGACAGGAGTTGTAAAAAGTGATTCGACTATTTTTAAATGGAATGGAGAGAAGCGATGGATGAAAGCTTGGGAGCAAGATTTAACACTGAAACAAGCGTTTCGAGTTTCATGTGTCCCTTGTTATCAGGAAATTGCGAGAAAAGTGGGAGTGAAGCGAATGAAAGCTTATTTGAAAAAACTCAATTACAATACAATGGTTTTTGATACATTAACAATAGATAATTTTTGGTTAGAAGGAAAATCAAGGATATCACAAATGCAACAAGTCGATTTCTTAAAAAGATTGTATTTCTCAGAATTGCCTATTTCCAAAAGAACGGAATTGATAATGAAAGATATTATGGAAGTTGAAAGAAAGGAAGATTATGTGCTAAGAGGAAAAACAGGTTTGTCTGTAGAAAATGAAAAACGTAATGGTTGGTTTGTGGGATATCTAGAAAATAAAAATGGAGTTTACTTTTTTGCAACAAATATAGAACCAACAAAAGAAACCAATAAAGATGATTTTATAGCAATCCGATTGAATGCGACTAAAGAAGCATTGAAGAATCTTCAAAAATTATAA
- a CDS encoding SMI1/KNR4 family protein has product MMNKERIEKKIDGWLKKWVDVGANLLPGNIDEEMADPNQDKEEEWRTWFPIASKITNEDIEKFESRIGYKYPEDYKIFLKHKHFYELQISEINFFKHPINSLETSLAEIILHEGYKDILESGYIPFANWSDWGLLCFDTNRNKENNNYPIVLWDHERPDEIEDKYNDFYSLIDENELRFYKIDYIELSNEFRKSNASKESVEKLYDFLYDLEKTYRMEDEDLVLSNVYSLLGFHKSAYEVFKTVADLTNRKDATKMYVMEEKAKSHKNNFIIKDIRKYRGKKEQPKLELSDFVELKDGERQFEIVNKDIVVFNKIIKNDTLSIYLPDENIEIYLNKIYNHIIWLANCKTELIDFYNKEDNEEKANEDWFDTLEVYSAQIIIGESGAVFTAISGGDDLYRDHLLEIEITENTITAMYYNG; this is encoded by the coding sequence ATGATGAATAAAGAGAGAATAGAAAAAAAAATTGACGGTTGGCTTAAAAAATGGGTTGATGTAGGTGCTAATCTTTTGCCTGGAAATATCGATGAAGAAATGGCAGATCCAAATCAAGATAAAGAAGAAGAATGGAGAACTTGGTTTCCTATTGCAAGCAAAATAACAAATGAAGATATTGAAAAATTTGAAAGTCGAATAGGTTATAAATACCCCGAAGATTATAAAATATTTTTAAAACACAAGCACTTTTATGAACTTCAGATTTCAGAAATAAATTTTTTTAAACATCCAATTAATAGTTTAGAAACAAGTTTAGCGGAAATCATTCTTCACGAAGGTTATAAAGATATATTAGAGAGTGGATATATTCCTTTTGCAAATTGGAGTGATTGGGGATTGCTTTGTTTTGATACCAATAGAAACAAAGAAAATAATAATTATCCAATTGTATTATGGGATCATGAAAGACCTGATGAGATAGAAGATAAATACAATGATTTTTATAGTTTAATAGATGAAAATGAATTGAGATTTTACAAAATAGATTATATTGAGTTGTCTAATGAATTTAGGAAATCGAATGCTTCAAAAGAAAGTGTAGAAAAACTTTATGATTTCCTTTATGATTTAGAAAAAACATACAGGATGGAAGACGAGGATTTAGTTCTTTCAAATGTTTATAGTTTGTTAGGTTTTCATAAATCAGCTTATGAAGTTTTCAAGACAGTTGCAGATTTGACCAATAGAAAAGATGCAACTAAAATGTATGTAATGGAAGAAAAAGCCAAATCGCATAAAAATAATTTCATTATAAAAGATATTCGGAAATACCGAGGGAAGAAAGAACAACCCAAGCTTGAATTAAGTGATTTTGTTGAATTAAAGGATGGAGAAAGGCAATTTGAAATCGTTAATAAAGATATTGTAGTGTTTAATAAAATAATTAAAAATGACACACTTTCAATCTATCTTCCTGATGAAAATATTGAAATTTATTTAAACAAAATTTACAATCATATTATATGGCTGGCTAATTGTAAAACGGAGCTAATTGACTTTTATAATAAAGAGGATAATGAAGAAAAAGCAAATGAAGATTGGTTTGATACTTTGGAGGTCTATAGTGCTCAAATTATAATAGGAGAATCGGGAGCAGTTTTTACAGCAATTTCAGGAGGAGATGATTTGTATCGAGACCATTTATTGGAGATTGAAATAACAGAAAATACAATAACAGCGATGTATTATAATGGGTAA
- a CDS encoding aspartate/glutamate racemase family protein codes for MKKIGLVGGISWVSTIDYYRFINEGINEKLGGLNFAECIIYSLNFDDFQRNNTANNWDVTFELINNACKSLEKSGAEAIVLCANTAHAVVERIEKEISLPIIHIATATATEINKKGLKKVGLLGTKFTMEMDFYKDKLAQHNIETIVPFLQDERDYIQKTLKEELGRGIINEQTKRAYIMVINKLIENGAEGIILGCTEIPMIINQDDISVPVFDTTKIHSDAAVKFALSLD; via the coding sequence ATGAAAAAAATTGGGCTTGTTGGAGGTATTAGTTGGGTTTCGACAATAGATTATTACCGTTTTATAAACGAAGGAATAAACGAAAAATTAGGAGGACTTAATTTTGCGGAGTGTATTATTTACTCTTTAAATTTTGATGATTTTCAAAGAAATAATACAGCCAATAATTGGGATGTAACATTCGAACTAATAAACAATGCGTGTAAAAGTCTAGAGAAAAGTGGTGCCGAAGCAATTGTTTTGTGTGCTAATACAGCACATGCAGTTGTAGAAAGAATCGAAAAAGAAATTTCACTGCCTATTATTCATATTGCTACAGCAACTGCTACTGAGATAAATAAGAAAGGACTGAAAAAAGTGGGTTTGTTGGGAACGAAATTTACCATGGAAATGGACTTTTATAAAGACAAACTTGCACAACATAATATTGAGACGATTGTTCCTTTTCTTCAGGATGAGCGTGATTATATTCAGAAAACACTAAAAGAAGAATTAGGAAGAGGGATAATCAATGAGCAGACCAAAAGAGCTTATATTATGGTAATTAATAAACTAATTGAAAATGGTGCCGAAGGGATTATCCTTGGTTGTACTGAAATACCAATGATTATAAACCAAGATGATATTTCAGTTCCTGTTTTTGACACAACAAAAATTCATTCAGATGCAGCAGTGAAATTCGCTTTGTCGTTAGACTAA
- a CDS encoding GreA/GreB family elongation factor, translating to MKPTPTFCTTDYQLLRELILKSKNATNSKEVGQLAQELDRAIISKGDTLDNSIIRINSHVTIEDVKAKKQMKIQIVLPSNADVKEGRISILAPLSVAIIGFKENDEVDWELPAGIKTLKIIAVSNVLPVSNQ from the coding sequence ATGAAACCAACACCCACTTTCTGTACAACAGATTATCAACTCTTGAGGGAATTAATACTAAAGAGTAAAAACGCGACAAACTCTAAAGAAGTTGGACAGCTTGCTCAAGAATTAGATCGCGCTATAATTAGCAAAGGTGATACACTAGACAATTCAATTATAAGAATCAATTCACACGTTACCATTGAAGATGTTAAGGCAAAAAAACAAATGAAAATTCAAATTGTTTTACCTTCAAATGCTGATGTAAAAGAAGGAAGAATCTCTATTCTAGCCCCTTTAAGTGTTGCGATAATTGGCTTTAAAGAAAATGACGAAGTTGATTGGGAATTACCTGCTGGAATAAAAACTTTAAAAATAATTGCTGTATCTAACGTACTACCTGTAAGCAATCAATAA
- the yiaA gene encoding inner membrane protein YiaA, giving the protein MVQKTSNAFIAASWIAMGAGIVGYLVGLARAEMLLNEKGYYFTVLMFGLFAVISLQKSVRDRLEGFPVTDIYYGICWFGTILSIVLLTIGLWNATILPSEKGFYAFAFLLGIFGAIAVQKNTRDNLAIKE; this is encoded by the coding sequence ATGGTACAAAAAACGTCGAATGCATTTATTGCAGCATCTTGGATTGCTATGGGAGCAGGAATTGTCGGTTACTTAGTAGGACTTGCTAGAGCAGAAATGTTATTAAATGAAAAGGGATATTACTTTACAGTTTTAATGTTCGGATTGTTTGCAGTAATCTCATTACAAAAAAGTGTACGAGATAGATTAGAAGGATTTCCTGTAACAGATATTTATTATGGAATCTGCTGGTTTGGAACAATTCTGTCAATTGTTTTATTAACGATCGGACTTTGGAATGCTACGATTTTACCTAGCGAAAAAGGATTTTATGCTTTTGCATTTTTATTAGGGATTTTTGGAGCAATTGCAGTTCAAAAAAATACCAGAGATAATTTAGCTATTAAAGAATAA
- a CDS encoding TIGR02117 family protein: MKKIFKIIGKILIGFVAFILLYVILAYSISKITVEREPNTKEEVTIYIMTNGVHTDIVVPTRNEFMDWSKEVKYENTISKDTTYQYLAMGWGDKGFYLETPNWSDLKVSTALKAASGLSNTAIHATYFSNIKENESCKKIIISKEQYVRLADYIKNSFKKDEKGQFMHIKTDQNYGKRDAFYEGTGSYSLLHTCNTWANNALKASGQKCCFWTPIDSAIFSKYETN; the protein is encoded by the coding sequence TTGAAAAAAATATTTAAAATTATTGGTAAAATTTTAATTGGATTTGTTGCCTTTATCTTGTTGTATGTTATTCTTGCTTATTCCATTTCAAAAATAACAGTTGAGAGAGAGCCAAATACAAAAGAAGAAGTTACGATTTACATCATGACTAATGGAGTTCACACCGACATTGTGGTTCCTACTCGTAACGAATTTATGGACTGGAGTAAAGAGGTAAAGTATGAAAATACAATCTCAAAAGATACAACGTATCAATATCTGGCTATGGGATGGGGAGATAAAGGATTTTATCTAGAAACTCCTAATTGGTCAGATCTTAAAGTCTCGACAGCACTTAAAGCAGCTTCAGGATTAAGTAATACTGCAATACACGCAACCTATTTTTCAAACATAAAAGAAAATGAAAGTTGTAAAAAAATTATAATCAGTAAGGAGCAATATGTTCGCTTAGCAGATTATATAAAAAATAGTTTCAAGAAAGATGAAAAGGGGCAATTCATGCACATCAAAACAGATCAGAACTACGGTAAAAGAGATGCTTTTTATGAAGGAACAGGAAGTTACAGTTTACTTCATACCTGCAATACCTGGGCAAATAATGCACTAAAAGCAAGTGGGCAAAAGTGTTGTTTCTGGACACCAATAGATTCTGCAATCTTTTCAAAATACGAAACAAATTAA
- a CDS encoding sugar phosphate isomerase/epimerase family protein encodes MVSRRNFIINTGMATATVCLIPSFAFASNKKAIGLQLYTLRNELPKDVKGTLEKVAQAGYTEVELYGFSIKDQFWGLSPKELKKVLDTNGLKAVSGHYGLGTYLSNGDTSELEAAIKAAKVLKSEYITVPWLDESLRTSANDYKKIALLLNKAGKMCKEAGLKLAYHNHDFEFKKYNGITGYEILLKETDKNLVYFEMDLYWIVYSKINPIELFKQNSGRFTMWHVKDMDKNNATLNTEIGSGSIDFKSIFEEARLSGMKYFFVEQETNYKPNEIESIKTSCQFIAKELI; translated from the coding sequence ATGGTATCAAGAAGAAACTTTATAATCAATACGGGCATGGCTACAGCCACAGTCTGTTTAATTCCTTCGTTTGCATTTGCATCAAATAAAAAGGCAATTGGATTACAGTTGTACACTTTAAGGAATGAATTGCCAAAAGATGTAAAAGGCACTTTAGAGAAAGTAGCACAAGCTGGCTATACTGAAGTTGAATTGTATGGTTTTTCAATTAAAGATCAATTTTGGGGATTGTCACCTAAGGAATTGAAAAAGGTATTAGATACAAACGGATTAAAAGCAGTAAGCGGTCATTATGGATTAGGTACATATTTGTCTAATGGAGACACTTCAGAACTAGAAGCAGCTATAAAGGCAGCTAAAGTTTTAAAGAGTGAGTATATAACAGTTCCTTGGCTGGATGAAAGCTTAAGAACAAGTGCCAATGATTATAAAAAAATAGCCTTGTTGTTAAACAAAGCAGGAAAAATGTGTAAAGAAGCTGGTTTGAAACTAGCCTATCATAATCATGATTTCGAGTTTAAAAAGTATAATGGAATAACAGGTTATGAAATTCTGCTAAAAGAAACAGATAAAAATCTAGTCTATTTTGAAATGGATTTATATTGGATTGTGTATTCTAAAATTAATCCAATAGAATTGTTCAAACAAAATTCGGGTCGCTTTACAATGTGGCATGTAAAAGACATGGATAAAAATAACGCAACTTTAAATACAGAGATTGGTTCAGGTAGTATTGATTTCAAATCTATTTTTGAAGAAGCCCGACTTTCTGGGATGAAATATTTCTTTGTGGAACAAGAAACAAACTATAAACCAAATGAAATTGAGTCAATAAAAACAAGTTGTCAATTTATAGCAAAAGAATTAATTTAG
- a CDS encoding archaemetzincin produces MKKILLLMLLFLYSCNENVENKYFKNIADNDIKLSKPIEGEWLFSHKEKGQSFEQFTNSKHIVPTNNSNIIYIRPIGTFDSLQKKQIELVRGYLEIFFQLKTKTLENVSDNIIPSSARRIGFEDNEQLLAGYILDSVLKNEKPLNRIALMGLTEKDLFPKPEWNYVFGLASYRDRVGVSSIYRLQDEKLTAANFNLCLSRLLKTCSHEIGHMFGLYHCIQADCVMNGTISLQETDESSIRLCSFCQRKLNSSIKYDNKKRVIELGNFFKRNNLTDEFELMQNDLKKI; encoded by the coding sequence ATGAAAAAAATATTGCTTTTAATGCTTCTGTTTCTTTATTCATGTAATGAGAATGTAGAAAATAAATATTTCAAAAATATAGCAGACAATGATATTAAACTTTCTAAGCCAATTGAAGGAGAATGGCTATTTAGTCATAAAGAAAAAGGACAAAGTTTTGAACAATTTACAAACTCAAAACACATAGTTCCAACGAATAATTCTAATATTATTTACATAAGACCTATTGGAACTTTTGATTCATTACAAAAGAAGCAAATAGAGTTAGTTAGAGGATATTTGGAGATTTTCTTTCAATTAAAAACTAAAACCTTAGAAAATGTTTCTGATAATATAATACCTAGTTCAGCCAGAAGGATTGGATTCGAAGATAACGAGCAGCTTTTGGCAGGATATATTTTAGATAGTGTTTTAAAAAATGAAAAGCCATTAAATAGAATCGCTTTAATGGGATTAACAGAAAAAGATTTATTCCCTAAGCCAGAATGGAACTATGTTTTTGGATTAGCATCTTATAGAGACAGAGTAGGAGTGAGTTCAATTTATAGGTTACAAGATGAAAAATTAACAGCAGCTAATTTTAATTTATGTTTGTCTCGGCTGTTAAAAACATGTTCACATGAAATTGGACATATGTTTGGACTGTATCATTGTATCCAAGCCGATTGTGTGATGAATGGGACAATTAGTTTGCAGGAAACAGATGAAAGCTCAATTAGACTATGTTCATTTTGTCAAAGAAAACTCAATTCGAGTATAAAATATGATAATAAAAAAAGAGTAATCGAATTAGGAAATTTTTTTAAAAGGAATAATCTAACCGATGAATTTGAATTAATGCAGAATGATTTAAAAAAGATTTAA
- a CDS encoding thioredoxin family protein produces the protein MAKTLSNMLPLGTLAPEFKLKDTNSNFEYSYSDLKGTKGTLVMFICNHCPYVLHVIEEIVMIANDYRVQGIGIIAISSNDATKYPQDGPELMTEFAFTHKMNFPYLYDESQEVAKAYDAACTPDFYLFDNQDKLFYRGQLDDSRPGNGITLSGSDLRNAIDSLIYNRNIKNPQKPSMGCNIKWK, from the coding sequence ATGGCAAAGACTCTTTCAAACATGTTACCTCTTGGTACTTTGGCTCCGGAATTTAAACTAAAAGACACTAATTCTAATTTTGAATATTCTTACAGTGATTTAAAAGGCACAAAAGGAACTCTTGTTATGTTTATATGTAATCATTGTCCATACGTACTACATGTAATTGAAGAAATTGTCATGATTGCCAATGATTATCGTGTACAAGGAATAGGAATTATAGCCATTTCTAGTAACGATGCAACTAAATACCCTCAGGATGGTCCTGAATTAATGACGGAGTTTGCTTTTACTCATAAAATGAACTTTCCTTACCTATATGATGAGAGTCAAGAAGTAGCCAAAGCTTATGACGCGGCATGCACACCAGATTTTTACTTATTCGATAATCAAGATAAATTATTTTACCGTGGACAGCTTGATGACTCAAGACCTGGAAACGGAATTACTCTTAGCGGAAGCGACTTAAGAAACGCTATAGACTCCCTAATTTACAATCGAAATATCAAAAATCCACAGAAACCAAGCATGGGTTGTAATATTAAATGGAAATAA